Proteins encoded in a region of the Anopheles aquasalis chromosome 2, idAnoAquaMG_Q_19, whole genome shotgun sequence genome:
- the LOC126581026 gene encoding MOB kinase activator-like 1 has translation MSFLFRSSKTFKPKKNIPEGTHQYDLMKHAAATLGSGNLRNAVQLPDGEDLNEWVAVNTVDFFNQINMLYGTITEFCTEDTCGIMSAGPKYEYHWADGQTVKKPIKCSAPKYIDYLMTWVQDQLDDETLFPSKIGVPFPKNFINIAKTILKRLFRVYAHIYHQHFSEVVRLSEEAHLNTSFKHFIYFVQEFSLIDRRELAPLQDLIEKLITKDGR, from the exons Atgagttttttgtt CCGTTCGAGCAAAACGTtcaaaccaaagaaaaacatccCGGAGGGAACACATCAGTATGATCTTATGAAACATGCGGCCGCCACGCTCGGTTCCGGTAACCTGCGCAATGCGGTCCAGCTTCCCGATGGGGAGGATCTCAACGAGTGGGTGGCCGTTAACA CGGTGGACTTCTTCAATCAGATCAACATGCTGTACGGTACGATCACCGAGTTCTGCACCGAGGACACGTGCGGGATTATGTCGGCGGGACCCAAGTACGAGTATCACTGGGCGGACGGGCAGACGGTCAAGAAGCCGATCAAGTGCAGCGCCCCGAAGTACATCGACTACCTGATGACGTGGGTACAGGATCAGCTGGACGATGAGACGCTCTTCCCATCCAAGATCGGCGTTCCGTTCCCGAAGAACTTCATCAACATCGCCAAAACGATCCTGAAGCGATTGTTTCGCGTGTACGCCCACATCTACCACCAGCACTTCTCCGAGGTGGTCCGGTTGAGCGAGGAAGCCCACCTCAACACGTCCTTCAAGCACTTCATCTACTTCGTGCAGGAATTCAGTTTGATCGATCGTCGCGAGCTCGCACCGCTGCAGGATCTAATCGAAAAGCTCATCACGAAGGACGGACGATAA
- the LOC126581022 gene encoding protein FAM50 homolog, protein MAYYKGAASEGGRAAQLMKRRELAQQEVEFRKKKIEEDLKVSNIEHKFAAHYDAVEQQLKSSTIGLVTLDEMKAKQEDIVREREKKLAQKKEEKDKEKLKALEAKMAEKDRQKRQIKALSFAQDDENEDEDGEADDTGKGNDSADSSGREDVKPPKRLAWRDQVPSGVKKIRKNPDVDTSFLPDREREEDDNRLREELRQEWAMKQATLKDQEITITFSYWDGSGHRKSVAMKKGNSIYQFLQKCLEMLRKEFSELKTVMADQLMYVKEDLILPHHYTFYDFIVTKARGKSGPLFNFEVFDDIRMISDATVEKEDSHAGKVLLRSWYERNKHIFPASRWEPYDPTKVYDKYTIKDKSKK, encoded by the exons ATGGCTTACTACAAGGGTGCCGCCTCGGAAGGGGGCCGTGCCGCCCAGCTGATGAAGCGGCGCGAGCTGGCCCAGCAGGAGGTGGAGTtccggaagaagaaaatcgaGGAGGACCTGAAGGTATCGAACATCGAGCACAAATTCGCGGCCCATTACGAtgcggtggagcagcagcttaaaAGCTCCACCATCGGGTTGGTCACCCTGGATGAGATGAAGGCGAAGCAGGAGGACATCGTGCGGGAGCGCGAGAAGAAGCTCGCccaaaagaaggaggaaaaggacaaGGAGAAACTGAAGGCGCTCGAGGCGAAGATGGCCGAGAAGGATCGCCAGAAGCGACAGATAAAGGCCTTGTCCTTCGCACAGGACGATGAAaatgaggacgaggacgggGAGGCGGACGATACGGGGAAGGGGAACGATTCAGCGGACAGTAGCGGGCGGGAAGACGTGAAGCCCCCGAAGCGCTTAGCTTGGAGGGACCAGGTGCCGAGTGGCGTGAAGAAAATTCGCAAAAATCCCGACGTAGACACCTCGTTTCTGCCCGATCGGGAACGCGAGGAGGACGACAATCGTTTGCGCGAAGAGCTCCGCCAGGAGTGGGCCATGAAACAGGCGACACTGAAAGACCAAGAGATCACGATCACCTTCAGCTACTGGGACGGTTCGGGGCATCGTAAATCGGTGGCTATGAAGAAAG GCAATTCAATCTATCAATTCCTGCAAAAGTGTCTCGAGATGCTGCGCAAGGAGTTTAGCGAGCTGAAGACCGTGATGGCCGATCAGCTGATGTACGTGAAGGAAGATTTGATTCTACCGCATCATTACACATTCTACGACTTTATCGTGACGAAGGCCCGCGGTAAAAGTGGTCCCCTGTTCAACTTCGAGGTGTTTGACGATATTCGTATGATCAGCGATGCGACGGTCGAGAAGGAAGACTCCCATGCCGGTAAGGTGCTACTGCGATCGTGGTACGAACGGAACAAACACATCTTCCCTGCTTCCCGCTGGGAACCGTACGATCCGACCAAGGTGTACGACAAGTACACGATTAAAGATAAGAGCAAGAAGTGA
- the LOC126581021 gene encoding 26S proteasome non-ATPase regulatory subunit 6, translated as MPVENLEEQGLEKNPNLELSQCKFLLSLPEFRQDKNLAEKLLGAIKAENMAPWYEEVCNDLGWTIDPKLLAEMRETNRKKLEQLDAAIEDADKNLGEMEVREANLRKSEYLCRIGDKDRAISAFRTTYEKTVSLGHRLDIVFHNIRIGLFYLDHDLITRNIEKAKYLIEEGGDWDRRNRLKVYQGAYCIAIRDFKAAANFFLDTVSTFTSYELMEYSTFVRYTVYVAMISLPRNELRDKVIKGAEIQEVLHQTPDVKEYLFSLYNCQYGDFFKHLATVETVLRNDILFHPHYRYYVREMRIQAYTQLLESYRSLTLQYMAEAFGVSVDYIDSELSRFISAGRLHCRVDRVGGIVETNRPDSKNWQYQATIKQGDILLNRVQKLSRVINI; from the coding sequence ATGCCTGTCGAGAACCTGGAAGAGCAGGGTCTGGAGAAGAACCCGAACCTGGAGCTGTCGCAGTGCAAGTTCCTGCTGAGTCTGCCGGAGTTCCGCCAGGATAAAAACCTGGCCGAGAAGCTGCTGGGGGCCATCAAGGCCGAGAACATGGCACCCTGGTACGAGGAAGTTTGCAATGATCTGGGCTGGACCATCGACCCGAAGCTACTCGCCGAAATGCGGgaaacgaaccggaagaaGCTGGAGCAGCTGGACGCAGCGATCGAAGACGCGGACAAGAATCTGGGCGAGATGGAAGTCCGGGAAGCGAACCTCCGCAAATCGGAGTATCTGTGCCGTATCGGCGATAAGGACCGGGCCATATCGGCGTTCCGCACGACGTACGAGAAGACGGTCTCGTTGGGCCATCGGCTGGACATTGTGTTCCACAACATTCGCATCGGGCTGTTCTATCTGGATCATGATCTCATTACGCGCAACATCGAAAAGGCAAAGTATCTGATCGAAGAGGGCGGTGACTGGGATCGGCGCAATCGACTGAAGGTGTACCAGGGCGCGTACTGTATCGCAATCCGGGACTTTAAAGCGGCGGCCAACTTCTTCCTTGACACCGTGAGCACGTTCACGAGCTACGAGCTCATGGAATACTCGACCTTCGTGCGGTACACCGTGTATGTGGCGATGATCAGCTTGCCGCGGAACGAGCTGCGCGATAAGGTGATCAAGGGAGCCGAAATCCAGGAGGTTCTGCACCAGACGCCGGACGTGAAGGAATATCTGTTCTCGCTGTACAACTGCCAGTATGGGGATTTCTTCAAGCATCTGGCCACGGTAGAAACGGTGCTGAGGAACGACATCCTGTTCCATCCGCACTACCGTTACTACGTGCGTGAGATGCGCATCCAGGCGTACACGCAGCTGCTGGAATCCTACCGATCGTTGACGCTGCAGTACATGGCGGAAGCGTTCGGTGTCAGTGTGGATTACATCGACAGTGAGCTGTCGCGGTTCATTTCTGCCGGCCGGTTGCACTGCCGGGTGGACCGTGTCGGCGGTATCGTGGAAACGAATCGACCGGATAGCAAAAACTGGCAGTACCAGGCCACCATCAAGCAAGGCGACATACTTCTTAACCGCGTCCAGAAGCTCAGCCGGGTGATTAATATCTAG